A region of Veillonellaceae bacterium DNA encodes the following proteins:
- a CDS encoding cyclophilin-like fold protein: protein MKKIILALSLMAAVMTTACGNSQSAPAESKAPVVSMAQGGKGMSEHTEKTPVILVVNGKQMHAWLNDSVPAKSLLSQLPMTVKINDSGNDFCGDNINVQYSEKDVQNGYRNGDIAFWPPAHNFVIFKNGEEQSSGIGDLVILGHIDEPQSALDALSGTLEVKVEKAGGAKS, encoded by the coding sequence ATGAAGAAGATCATATTGGCATTGTCTTTGATGGCTGCTGTCATGACGACAGCATGTGGAAACAGCCAGAGCGCGCCGGCCGAAAGCAAAGCGCCGGTAGTATCCATGGCACAGGGAGGAAAAGGAATGAGTGAACATACGGAAAAGACACCGGTTATTCTGGTTGTGAATGGAAAACAGATGCATGCGTGGCTGAATGATTCAGTACCTGCCAAGTCGCTTCTTTCGCAGCTTCCGATGACGGTGAAGATCAATGATTCGGGAAATGATTTTTGCGGGGACAATATCAATGTCCAGTACAGCGAAAAGGATGTGCAGAACGGATATAGGAACGGAGATATTGCATTCTGGCCGCCGGCTCATAATTTCGTCATTTTCAAAAACGGGGAAGAGCAGTCTTCCGGAATCGGCGACCTCGTCATCCTGGGACATATCGATGAACCGCAGTCTGCGCTGGATGCATTGTCCGGAACGCTGGAAGTCAAAGTAGAAAAAGCAGGAGGAGCAAAGTCATGA
- a CDS encoding YjcQ family protein encodes MNKDDFFVIAYYLLSHLYWCLKHGKRSDKQFLTLEAYPVNINERYLMFIYSELLRKGYVTGVIIGKTAIPGKGREKALKSYKDAQITADGIEYLQRNSTMGKAWNAIQDSGGLLLEIVNSFK; translated from the coding sequence ATGAACAAGGATGATTTTTTCGTTATAGCATATTACCTGCTGTCACACCTTTATTGGTGCCTAAAGCATGGTAAACGATCTGACAAACAGTTCCTGACCTTGGAAGCATACCCTGTGAACATCAACGAACGGTATCTGATGTTCATTTATAGTGAACTCCTTCGAAAAGGGTACGTTACCGGCGTTATCATTGGGAAGACAGCTATACCGGGAAAAGGCAGGGAAAAGGCCTTGAAGTCATACAAAGACGCCCAAATCACGGCGGATGGTATCGAGTATCTTCAGCGAAATAGCACCATGGGGAAAGCATGGAATGCAATCCAAGACAGTGGAGGCCTTCTGCTGGAAATTGTGAATTCATTTAAATAA
- a CDS encoding flavodoxin (An electron-transfer protein; flavodoxin binds one FMN molecule, which serves as a redox-active prosthetic group), whose product MNFKKILMVIFMILGLGLAAGCGGSAASPTPAKSTAQQQTSLSGKKVLIAYFSWSGNTKAAAEKIQGLTGGDIYRIEAADPYPGEYDATTDRAKQEQKDNARPAIAGKADLSKYDVIMVGYPIWWYQEPMIIDTFLESGDFSGKTIVPFCTSGGSSIDKSIEHMKTVVKGASFAQGFRYDGNDKEMNQWLNSLGLLKK is encoded by the coding sequence ATGAATTTCAAAAAGATTTTAATGGTCATTTTCATGATTTTAGGACTCGGTCTGGCGGCAGGCTGCGGCGGAAGTGCTGCATCTCCGACGCCTGCAAAATCGACTGCGCAGCAGCAGACTAGTCTTTCCGGCAAGAAGGTGCTGATTGCTTATTTCTCCTGGTCGGGAAATACGAAGGCAGCTGCTGAAAAGATTCAGGGGCTGACAGGCGGAGATATTTACCGTATCGAAGCGGCTGATCCATATCCGGGTGAGTACGATGCTACGACGGACCGTGCTAAGCAGGAACAGAAGGACAATGCTCGTCCGGCTATCGCAGGCAAAGCAGATCTTTCCAAGTATGATGTCATCATGGTCGGCTATCCGATCTGGTGGTACCAGGAACCGATGATCATCGACACATTCCTTGAAAGCGGAGATTTCTCCGGAAAGACGATCGTTCCTTTCTGCACCAGCGGCGGATCTTCCATTGACAAGAGCATTGAGCATATGAAGACGGTCGTAAAGGGCGCTTCCTTTGCACAGGGCTTCCGTTATGATGGAAATGACAAGGAAATGAATCAGTGGCTGAACAGCCTCGGCCTTTTGAAGAAGTAA
- a CDS encoding Cof-type HAD-IIB family hydrolase, protein MSAIKLIAIDLDDTLLHDDISVSDYTKKVLKSAMDKGVKIVIATGRMFQAARPWGQAIGLGDVPMICYTGSMTGLCESGKVLRDVRIDYDLALEILSVIREHGWYAHTYIDDELYVPFRDERTDAYEKQCGVKAHVAGDDFYTPKKAPTKILVCDYDMEVMKEIESVLRTGYADKVGQVKSKPFFFEMNNKECSKGNAVKALAESYGIEPSEIMAFGNGNNDASMLRIAGSSFAVANASPSAKEAAKGLTDSNNEDGVAKAIARYVLEAR, encoded by the coding sequence ATGTCTGCGATCAAACTAATAGCGATTGATTTGGATGATACACTGCTTCATGATGATATTTCTGTTTCAGACTACACAAAGAAGGTCCTGAAGAGCGCGATGGATAAGGGCGTGAAGATCGTCATCGCGACGGGCCGCATGTTCCAGGCTGCGCGTCCGTGGGGACAGGCGATCGGTCTTGGTGATGTGCCGATGATCTGCTATACGGGCTCCATGACGGGGCTTTGTGAAAGCGGGAAGGTGCTCCGTGATGTACGGATCGATTACGATCTGGCACTGGAAATCCTTTCTGTGATCCGTGAGCATGGCTGGTATGCGCATACATATATTGATGATGAATTGTATGTGCCGTTCCGCGATGAAAGAACGGATGCATATGAAAAGCAGTGCGGCGTGAAGGCGCATGTGGCAGGCGATGATTTCTATACGCCCAAGAAGGCGCCGACGAAGATTCTCGTCTGTGATTATGATATGGAAGTGATGAAGGAAATCGAGTCCGTGCTCCGCACCGGTTATGCGGACAAGGTGGGCCAGGTGAAGTCGAAGCCTTTCTTCTTCGAGATGAATAATAAGGAATGTTCGAAGGGAAATGCAGTGAAGGCGCTGGCTGAGTCGTATGGCATCGAGCCATCGGAGATTATGGCTTTCGGCAACGGCAATAATGATGCTTCGATGCTCCGTATAGCAGGGTCTTCCTTTGCGGTAGCGAATGCTTCTCCTTCTGCCAAGGAAGCGGCAAAGGGACTGACGGATTCCAATAATGAGGACGGGGTGGCTAAGGCCATTGCCCGGTATGTACTGGAGGCGAGATAA
- a CDS encoding flavodoxin (An electron-transfer protein; flavodoxin binds one FMN molecule, which serves as a redox-active prosthetic group): protein MKKWIIALLMLFCLGMAAGCGAESSSPAPASSNQQAPDLHGKKVLVAYYSLTGTTKKAAGKIADMTGGDLFIIEPADPYPTEHDPCLERDMKEIETNARPAVKSHVDNMVQYDVIFVGYPIWYYQAPMFINTFLESYDLSGKTVIPFCTSGGYPIDKSVGILKDSAGKAAVTNGLRYDGDDKELSDWIKSFGLLKQ from the coding sequence ATGAAGAAATGGATCATAGCACTGCTCATGCTGTTTTGCCTGGGGATGGCGGCTGGCTGCGGCGCTGAAAGCAGTTCACCGGCGCCAGCTTCTTCAAACCAGCAGGCGCCGGATCTTCATGGAAAGAAAGTGCTTGTCGCTTACTATTCACTGACAGGAACGACGAAGAAAGCTGCCGGGAAAATCGCGGATATGACAGGCGGCGATTTATTCATCATTGAACCGGCGGATCCGTATCCGACAGAGCATGATCCCTGCCTTGAAAGGGACATGAAGGAAATCGAAACCAATGCGCGTCCGGCTGTCAAAAGCCATGTCGACAATATGGTACAGTACGATGTCATCTTCGTAGGATATCCGATCTGGTATTACCAGGCGCCCATGTTCATCAATACCTTCCTTGAAAGCTATGACCTTTCCGGAAAGACAGTCATTCCTTTCTGCACGAGCGGCGGCTATCCCATCGATAAGAGCGTAGGAATTCTGAAGGATTCTGCAGGAAAAGCAGCAGTGACAAACGGACTTCGCTATGACGGCGATGATAAAGAACTCTCAGACTGGATCAAAAGCTTTGGACTTCTGAAACAGTAA